The Corynebacterium sphenisci DSM 44792 genome includes the window CGGCCGGTGATGTCCAGGAACACGTCCTCCAGGCTGCGCCGGGCCACCTGCAGCCCGGTGATCAGCACCCCGCGGTCGGCGCACCAGGCGGCCAGCCGGGCGATGCCCTCGGCGTCGGCGGCCCCGGCGACCCGGTACCGGTTCGGCGCCACCGCGCGCACCTCCACCGCCGCCCCCGGGCCGGCGAGGTGGCCGGCCAGGGCCGCGGCGTCGATCGGCGCGTCCACGGTGAGGTCGATGCCCCGGGTGGTGGCGAGGCCGGTGAGCTCCCCGGTGGTGCCATGCGCGACGGTGCGCCCCCGGTCGATGATCATCACCTCGTCGGCCAGGGCCTCCGCCTCGTCCATCAGGTGGGTGGTGAGCACCACGGTGGCCCCGTCCCGGCGCAGCGAGCCGATCAGGTCCCACACCGCCAGCCGGGACTGGGCGTCCAGCCCGGCGGTGGGCTCGTCGAGGAAGACCAGCTCCGGCCGGCCGACCAGGGCGCAGGCCAGGGAGAGCCGCTGCTGCTGGCCGCCGGAGAGCCGGCGGTAGGCGGTGGCCCGGTTGCGGCCCAGGCCGACGACGTCGATGAGCCAGTCCACGTCCAGGGGGTCGGCGGCGTAGCCGGCGACCAGCTCCAGCATCTCGGCCACGCGCACCCCCGGGTAGGCGCCGCCGCCCTGCAGCATCACGCCGATCCGGCGGCGCAGCGCATCGGTCTGCCGGTGCGGATCCAGGCCCAGCACCCGCACGGTGCCGGAGTCGGGCCGCACGAAGCCCTCGCACATCTCCACGGTGGTGGTCTTGCCGGCGCCGTTGGGCCCCAGCAGGGCGAGCACCTTGCCGCGCGCCAGGCGCAGGCCGAGCCCGTCGACCGCGGTGACGTCGCCGTAGCGCTTCGTCACCCCGGTAAGTTCCAGCGCCGGCGCGTCGCCGGCCTCCATGGCGTGGGTCACGGGGCAAGCATAGGCCAGCCCGGGCCGCAACCCGGCCACAGGGCCGCGCCGCGCGCCGCTCAGCGCACCCGGAACACCCGGGTGCGCGCGCCCAGGGCGAGCACCGCCGCCAGGCACACCGCGAAGGACCCGGCGGCGCCGAGGTAGATCTGCAGCACGGTCATCGGCGGCAGGCCCAGGCCGCGGGGCAGCACCGCGAAGCTGAAGAAGGTGGAGTAGGCCACCACCGCCACCCGGAACCCGGGCCGGTCCGCCCAGCCGGACAGCGGCACCAGGGCCCACAGCAGGTACCAGGGGTGCACCACCGGGAAGAGCAGCACCAGGGCGAACATGGACAGCCCGTAGCCGCCCAGGGGGTGGATCCGGCCCCGGAAGGTGGCCCAGAGCATGCGCAGCATCCACGCCCCGGCCAGGGCCACGCCCAGGCCCCGGGTCAGGGTCAGCGCCGCATCGGAGACGTCCCCGACGCCGAGCAGCCGGCCGAAGAACCCGGCGAGCACGCCGAGCAGGGTGGGCAGGGACATCCAGCTGCGGATGCTGGCCGCCCCGCCCTGGCTGGTCACCCAGCCGAAGCCCAGCCCGGTGGCGGTGGAGGCGGCGACCACGGTGACCCCGGCCACCGCGGCCACCCCGGCGGCGGCGCGGGCCACCGCCGCGGCCCCGCCGCCGAACCGGCGGGCCAGGGCCATCCCGGCGAACCCGAGGGCGACGAAGCCGGTGACCTTCACCATCCCGGCCAGGGCGATGAGCACGATCCCGGCGATGAGCAGCACCAGGCGCCGGCCCCGGGGCCGGCCCCGGCCGGGGTCGGGCGCCGGGTCCGGGGAACCGGCCCGGGGGGCGCCGTGCAGGGCGCATTGGGTGAGCTCCAGCCCGCACAGCAGCAGCGCCAGCAGCAGCGACTCGTTGTGCGCGCCGCCGACCAGGTGCAGCAGCACCAGCGGGTTGAGCACGCCCAGCCACAGCGCGAACTGGGGGGAGACCCCGCAGCGCTGGGCGAGCCGGACCAGCGCCCAGGCCACCGCGTAGAGGGAGATCACCGCGATGGTGCGGTGCAGCAGCACCGAGGCGAGCACGTGGTCCTCGGTGAGCGCGGAGATGCCCGCGGCCACCGCCATCGCCACCGGGCCGTAGGGGCTGGGCGAATGGGACCAGATCAGCGGCACCGAGCGGGCCAGCGGATCCCGGGCGCCGAGGATGTCCACCGGCCCGGCGAGGTAGGGGTCCAGGCCCCGGCCCACGATCGCGCCCTGCGCCAGGTAGGAGTAGATGTCCTGGGTGAACAGGGGGGCGGTGATGAGCAGGGGCAGCACCCAGCCGGCGAAGGTGCGCACCAGCATCCCGGTGTCCACCGCGGTGACCCGGGTGCGCGCCCCGGCGTAGACGAACACGCCCACGCCCAGCCAGGCCAGCACCAGGAAGGCGATCCCGGTGAAGGTGACGATGGTGGTGGCCTGCAGCATCCGGCCGAGCGCCCCGCCGAGCGGGTTGGCCCAGAAGGCGTTGCCGATCACCGGGGTGGCCCCGGCGCCGATGCCGCCGACCAGGATCAGGATCGCGCCGAGGGTGCCGGTCCAGCGCAGCGCGGTGAAGCGGCGCAGCTCGCGGTGGTCCACCCGGTAGGCGAGGGGGGATTCCACGCCGCGGTGCAGGGTCGCCGATCGGGACCCGGCCCGGCCGATCCGGGGCAGCGCGTCGCGCACCCAGCCGGGGGCCAGCGCGCCCCGGGTCGCTTCCTCGTCCACGGGCTAGAGGATACCGGCCCAGGCGCCCCGGGGCCGTCTGGACATGGCGGCCCAATTACGCAACACTTGTGTTGTCTAAAGCCCCGGCGGGATCCGCCGGGGCGGCGGACCGTGCCCGGGCCCGGATCGGACCCGGGGGCGCGGCAGTGCACGAGACGATACCGGCAGGAGGTGCCGACGATGACGCCCACGCGCGACGGCGACACCCGCCGCCGGATCCTGGAGACCCTGCTTGCCGGGGACCCGGCCAGCGCCTCGGAGATCGCCGCCGAACTGGGGCTGTCCGCGGCGGCGGTGCGCCGCCACCTGGACATCCTGGTCGGCGAGGGCCTCGCCGAGGCCGCGCCGGCGCCGGCGGCGGGACCCCGCGGCCGGGGCCGGCCGGCGAAGACCTTCCGGCTCACCGCCGAGGGGCGCTCCCGCTTCGGCCACGGCTACGACGAACTCGCCGCGGCGGCGCTGGCCGCCCTGCGCGAGGCCGGCGGGGAGGCGGCCGTCATGGCCTTCGCCCGCCGCCGGGCCGCGGAGATCCTCGACGGCGTCGACGCCGTCGGCGACGGGGTGAGCGTGCCCGAGGTGGTGGACCAGGTCGTCGGCGCCTTCCGGCGGCACGGCTACGCCGCGCACGCCCACCCGGGCCGCGCCGGTTTGCAGCTGTGCCAGCGGCATTGCCCGATCAGCGAGGTCGCCGGGGACTTCCCCGAGCTGTGCGAGGCCGAGCAGGAGGCGGTGAGCACCCTGCTGGGCCAGCACACCCAGCAGCTGGCTACCATCGCCGACGGCAACGGCGTGTGCACCGTGCACATCCCCCTCGTCCGATCCCGACCCCCAGCCCCCCATGCAGCACCCACAGAAAGGAGCGGACAATGACCCTCGCCCAGGATGAATCCGCGATGGTGCCCAAGCCCCAGACCGATGAGGAGATCATCGAGTCGATCGGCGCCTACCAGTACGGCTGGCATGACGACGACACCGCCGGGGCGGCCGCCAAGCGCGGCCTGTCCGAGGCGGTCGTGCGCGACATCTCCGCCAAGAAGGACGAGCCGGAGTGGATGCTCGAGCGCCGCCTGAAGGCGCTGGACATCTTCGATCGGAAGCCGCTGCCCACCTGGGGCGCGGATCTCTCCGGCATCGACTTCGACAACATCAAGTACTTCGTGCGCTCCACGGAGAAGCAGGCCCAGACCTGGGACGATCTGCCCGCCGACATCAAGGAGACCTACGACAAGCTGGGCATCCCGGAGGCGGAGAAGCAGCGCCTGGTCTCCGGGGTGGCCGCCCAGTACGAGTCCGAGGTGGTCTACCACCAGATCCGCGAGGACCTGGAGGCCCAGGGGGTCATCTTCCTCGACACCGACACCGGCCTGAAGGAGCACCCGGAGCTGTTCCGGGAGTACTTCGGCTCGGTGATCCCCGCCGGCGACAACAAGTTCTCCGCGCTCAACACCGCGGTGTGGTCCGGCGGCTCCTTCATCTACGTGCCCAAGGGGGTGCACGTGGACATCCCGCTGCAGGCCTACTTCCGGATCAACACCGAGAACATGGGCCAGTTCGAGCGCACCCTGATCATCGTCGACGAGGACGCCTACGTGCACTACGTCGAGGGCTGCACCGCGCCGATCTACAAGTCGGATTCGCTGCACTCCGCGGTGGTGGAGATCATCGTGAAGAAGGGCGGCCGCTGCCGCTACACCACCATCCAGAACTGGTCGAACAACGTCTACAACCTGGTCACCAAGCGCACCAAGTGCGAGGAGGGCGCGACCATGGAGTGGATCGACGGCAACATCGGCTCCAAGGTGACCATGAAGTACCCGGCGGTGTGGATGACCGGCCCGCACGCCCGCGGGGAGGTGCTTTCGGTGGCCTTCGCCGGGCAGGACCAGTTCCAGGACACCGGGGCGAAGATGGTGCACATGGCCCCGCACACCTCCTCCAACATCGTCTCCAAGTCGGTGGCGCGCAGCGGCGGCCGGGCCGCCTACCGCGGCCTGGTGCAGGTGAACAAGGGCGCCAAGCACTCCGCCAGCTCGGTGGAGTGCGATGCGCTGCTGGTGGACACCATCTCCCGCTCGGACACCTACCCCTACGTCGACGTGCGCGAGGACGACGTCACCCTCGGCCATGAGGCGACCGTCTCCCAGGTCTCCGATGACCAGCTCTTCTACCTGATGAGCCGCGGGATCGAGGAGGATGAGGCGATGGCCATGGTGGTCCGCGGATTCGTGGAGCCCATCGCCAAGGAGCTGCCCATGGAGTACGCCCTGGAGCTCAACCGCCTCATTGAACTGCAGATGGAAGGGTCGGTCGGTTAAACCCATGACTACCGCAAACACCGTTGAACCGGCGGTGCAGCCGCACCGCCGGGTGCTCGCCAACAAGGGCGACATCTTCAGCTCCTTCGACGTCGCCGACTTCCCGGTGCCCAAGGGCCGCGACGAGGAGTGGCGGTTCACCCCGCTGCGCCGGCTGCACGGCCTGCACGACGGCACCGCCGGGGAGCCGGCGCCGGCGGACATCGCCGTCGACGCCGCCGAGGGCGTCGAGGTGCACCGGGTGCGCCGCGGCGACGAGCGCCTCGGCCGGGCCGGGACGCCGGTGGACCGGGTCGCCGCCCAGGCCTTCAGCAGCTTCGACGAGGCCGTGGTGCTGGAGGTCGGCCGCGGCGCCGAGGCCGGGGCCCAGGATCCGGTCACGGTGCGGATCACCGGGCCCGGGGAGGGCCGGGTCGCCTACGGGCACGTGGTGATCGACGTCGCCGCCGGCGCCCACGCCGCGGTGGTGCTGGACTACCGCGGCTCCGGGGCCTTCGCCGACAACGTGGAGTTCCTGGTCGGCGACGCCGCCTCGCTGACCGTGGTCAGCCTCGGCAACTGGGCCGCGGACGCGGTGCACCTCTCCGGCCACCACGGCCGGCTGGGCCGCGACGCGGTGCTGCGGCACACCGTGGCCTGCTTCGGCGGGTCCGTGGTGCGGGTGATCCCGCGGGTGGCCTTCACCGCCCCCGGCGGCGACGCCGAGCTGCTGGGCGTGTACTTCGCCGATGACGGCCAGTACTTCGAGCAGCGGCTGCTGGTGGATCACGCGGTGCCGAACTGCCGCTCCAACGTGATGTACAAGGGCGCCCTGCAGGGCGACCCGGACTCCCGGCTGCCCGATGCGCGCACCGCCTGGGTCGGCGATGTGCTGATCCGGGAGAACGCCGGCGGCACGGACACCTACGAGCTGAACCGGAACCTGATCCTCACCGAGGGCGCCCGGGCGGACTCGGTGCCCAACCTGGAGATCGAGACCGGCGAGATCGCCGGCGCCGGGCACGCCGCCACCGTCGGCCGCTTCGACGACGACCAGCTGTTCTACCTGATGAGCCGGGGCATCCCGGAGGAGGTGGCGCGCCGGCTGGTGGTGCGCGGCTTCTTCGGCGAGGTGATCCACCGGATCCCGGTGGAGTCCGTCCGCGACCGGCTCACCGACCTCATCGACGCCGAGCTCGCCACCGTCGAGCTCTAGCGGCGCCCCACCCACCCGAACTTCCCGAGAAGGACACCACCTGACGATGAGCACCCTGGAAATCAAGAACCTGCATGCGCAGGTGCTCCCCACCGACGAGACCGCCGAGCCGAAGCCGATCCTCAAGGGGGTGAACCTGACCATCCGGTCGGGGGAGACCCATGCGGTGATGGGCCCCAACGGCTCCGGCAAGTCCACCCTGGCGTACACCATCGCCGGGCACCCCCGCTACGAGGTCACCGAGGGCGAGGTGCTGCTCGACGGCGAGAACATCCTGGAGATGAGCGTCGACGAGCGCGCCCGGGCCGGCCTCTTCCTGGCCATGCAGTACCCGGTGGAGGTCACCGGCGTGTCCATGTCCAACTTCCTGCGCTCGGCGGCCACCGCGGTGCGCGGCGAGGCCCCGAAGCTGCGGCACTGGGTCAAGGAGGTCAAGGAGGCGATGCGCGGGCTGGAGATCGACCCGTCGTTCTCCGAGCGCTCCGTCAACGAGGGCTTCTCCGGCGGGGAGAAGAAGCGCCACGAGATCCTGCAGCTGGATCTGCTGCGGCCCAAGTTCGCCGTGCTCGACGAGACCGACTCCGGCCTGGACGTCGACGCGCTGCGGGTCTGCTCCGACGGGATCAACCGCTACCAGGAGGAGACCGACGGCGGGATCCTCATCATCACCCACTACCAGCGGATCCTGAACTACGTGCGGCCCGATTTCGTGCACGTCTTCCACGACGGCCGCTTCGTCGAGTCCGGTGGCCCGGAGCTGGCCCTGGCCCTGGAGGAGCACGGCTACGAGCGGTTCATCGATGCTCAGTCCTGAGCTGCGGGCGGATTTCCCGATCCTCGCCCGCACCGTCCGGGACGGCCGGCCGCTGGTCTACCTGGACTCCGGGGCCACCGCGCAGCGGCCCCGGCAGGTGATCGAGGCGGAGACCCGGTTCCTGGAGCGGTGCAACGCCCCGGTGCACCGCGGCGCCTACCAGCTCGCGGAGGAGGCCACCGACGCCTACGAGGGCGCCCGGGAGGCGATCGCGGCCTTCATCGGCGCCGATCACGAGGATCTGGTGTTCACCAAGAACGCCACCGAGGCGCTGAACCTGCTCGCCTACACCCTCGGCGACGACCGGGCCGGCCGGTGGGCGGTCGGCCCCGGCGACACCATCGTGGTCACCGAGCTGGAGCACCACGCCAACCTGGTGCCCTGGCAGGAGCTGGCCCGGCGCACCGGGGCGCGGCTGCGCTGGTACGCCGCCACCGCCGATGGCCGGATCGACCTGGACTCCCTGGACCTCGATGAGACGGTCAAGGTGGTGGCCTTCACCCACCAGTCGAATGTCACCGGGGCGGTGAGCGACGTCGCCGAGATCGTCTCCCGGGCGCGGGCGGTGGGCGCGCTCACCGTGCTCGACGCCTGCCAGTCGGTGCCGCATATGCCGGTGCACGTGGGCGAGCTCGGGGTGGACGCGCTGGCCTTCTCCGGGCACAAGATGCTCGGCCCCACCGGGGTCGGCGCCCTGTGGGCGCGGCGGGAGCTGCTCGCCGCGCTGCCGCCCTTCCTCACCGGCGGCTCCATGATCGAGGTCGTCGCCATGGACGGCTCCAGCTACGCGGGGCCCCCGCAGCGCTTCGAGGCCGGCACCATGATGACCAGCCAGGTCGTCGGCCTCGGCGCGGCCGTGGGGTACCTGGAGGCGCTGGGCATGCCCGCCGTCGCCGCGCATGAGCGGGCGCTCACCGAGCGCGCCCTGGAGCTGCTGCCCGCCATCCCGGGCCTGCGGATCATCGGCCCGGCCGGCCCCGAGGATCGCGGGGCGGCGGTGTCCTTCCAGGTCGACGGGGTGCACCCGCATGACCTGGGCCAGGTCCTCGATGACCGCGGGGTGTGCATCCGGGTCGGCCACCACTGCGCCTGGCCGGTGCACCGCGCCCTGGGCGTGCAGTCCACCGCCCGGGCCTCGTTCTACCTGTACAACACCCTCGACGAGGTTGACGCGCTCGCCGACGCCATCGTCGACGCCAAGCGTTTCTTCGGCGTCTGAACCCGCGCCCGCCCGGACCCCGGGCGGCGCACCGCCTCATCCGGCGGGTCCTGGAGGAGCATATGAAACTCGAGCAGATGTACCAGGAGGTCATCCTGGACCACTACAAGCACCCGCAGCATGCCGGGTTGCGGGAGCCCTACGGGGCGGAGGTGCACCACGTCAACCCCTCCTGCGGGGACGAGCTCACCCTGCGGGTGGCGCTCTCCGCGGACGGGGCCACCGTCGAGGACGTGTCCTATGACGCGGTGGGCTGCTCCATCTCGCAGGCCTCGACCTCGGTGATGGCCGAGGAGATCATCGGCCGGCCGGTCGAGGAGGCGATGGCCAAGCTCGCCGAATTCGAGCGCATGATCACCTCCCGGGGCACCGTGGAGGGCGATGAGGACCTGATCGGCGACGGCATCGCCTTCGCCGGGGTCTCGAAGTACCCGGCGCGGGTGAAATGCGCGCTGCTGGGCTGGAAGGCCTTCCAGGCGGCCACCGCCGAGGCCATGCACGGCGGGGCCGGCCCCGCCGCGGACACCGAGGAGGACCGATGAACCAGAACGAGCACACCCCCGACGCGGCGGCCGCCGCGGAGGCCGAGGCCGCCCGCGCGGCCCGGATCGCCGAGGAGGAGAACACCCTCGGGGTGCCGGAGCGCCCCGAGCAGTCCGCCGCGGACGAGCAGCTGGCGATCCAGGTGGAGGAGGCGATGTACGACGTCGTCGACCCCGAGATCGGGATCAACGTGGTCGATCTCGGCCTGGTCTACGACATCTGGATCGAGGACGGCTCCACCGCGGTCATCCACATGACCCTGACCTCCCCGGCCTGCCCGCTGACCGATCTGCTCACCAGCCAGACCGAGTCGCTGGTGATGGACCTCGACGGCATCGAGGACTACCGGATCAACTGGGTGTGGTCCCCGCCGTGGGGCCCCCAGTTCATCACCGAGGACGGCCGCGACCAGATGCGGGCGCTGGGCTTCTCCGTCTAGCCGCCCCCGCCCGGGGCGGCGCGCGACACCTGGCGAAGGGAGGGATCCATCATGCTGCCCAACGTCCGTTGGCCGGAGCTGGTCATCCTGCTCATCGTCATCTGCGCGATCGCGCTGATCGCGGCGATCATCCGCCGGCTCTAGCCGGATCCGCCGCCGGGCGCAGCGGCAGCGCCACCGTGGCCAGCAGCCGGCCCAGCACCCGCGGGGCCCGCCGGGCCAGGCCCGGGGCCAGCGCGAGCATGGTCGCCGCGATCCCGGCCGGGGAGGCCCCGGTGAGGTAGGCCCGGATCCGGTGCTCCGGGAGGCGGGCGAATTCGGCGAAGAAGGCCCGGGTGGCGGGCGCGTCGAAGCCCAGCAGCACCCGCAGTCCCCGCCGGCGCAGCCAGGTCGCCGCCGCCCCGCCCGGGGCCGCCGCCGCCCGGCCCCCGGCGAGGGCGTCGAGCACCCGATCCGCGTCCGCCAGCGCCCAGCCCACCGAGTAGCCGGTGGCCGGGTGCATCCACCCGGCGGCCGCCCCGAACCGGACGACCCCGCCGCCGCGCCGGCGGGGCGGCGGCATCCGCCCCGGGCCCAGGGGGAAGTCCACCACCTCCTCCGCCAGCGCCGCCCCCGGCGGCACGCCGAGATCGGCGAGCCGGGCGGCCTGCATCCGCCGCAGATGGGCGTGCAGCCCCGCATCCCCGGCGGCGTTCGCGGCCACGGCGAGGATGGTCTCCTCCACCAGCCAGCGGCCGCCGCCGAGCGGAATCCGGTAGGAGAAGGTCGCCGGGAGCGCCTCGGCCCCCGGCGGGGCGCCCGCGGGCACCCGGAAGTCCATGAGCACCGCCCGCCGGTGCGCCGCCGGCAGCGCCGCGGCGGGGAGGACCTGCCCGTAGGCCAGCTGCCGGGCGGCCAGCGGCCGCGCCGGCCGGGTGTCCGCCACCGCGTCCGGCCGGTCCCAGCCGGCCGCGGCCACGACCCCGGCCGGGGTCACCTCCGGCCCCGCCGGGCCGGGTCGGGCGCCCGCCCGGGACCGGGCCACGGCGAAGCCGCCCAGCCCGGCGAGCGCGCCGGCGTCGAGCACCGCGTACTCCGAGTCCAGGGCCCGTTCCCGGCCGGCGGCGTCGATGAGCACCGGCCGCGCCCGGGCCGCGACCGCCGCCGCCGGCAGCCAGCCGGGCAGCTGGTCGGCCCAGGCGCCCACCGTGGACGGGGCCCGGGGCCCGGCCGGGTCCACGCCGAGCACCGGCCAGCCCCGGGCCGCGGCCCGGTGCGCCAGGGCGGTGCCGGCCGGCCCCAGGCCCAGCACCACCAGCCGCGGCGGGGGCTCGGGTCGGGTACCGGGGGCGGGCGTGGCGTCCATGGCCCCACAGGATACGTCCGCGCCGGGTGCGGCCCGCCCACCTGGTAGCCTTCCCCGACGTGATTGTCACCAAGGATCTGGAGGTCCGCGCCGGCGCGCGCACCCTGCTCGACGCCCCCGGGGAGCAGCTGCGGGTGCAGCCCGGCGACCGGATCGGCCTGGTCGGGCGCAATGGCGCGGGCAAGACCACGACCATGCGGATCCTGGCCGGGGAGGGCGAGCCCTACGGCGGGGAGGTGATCCGCGCCGGGGACATCGGCTACCTGCCCCAGGATCCCCGGGAGGGCGATGTCACCGTCTCCGCCCGCGATCGGGTGCTCTCCGCCCGGGGCCTGGACACGATCCGGCATTCCATGGAGCGCCAGCAGGAGATCATGGAGACCGCCGGGGCCCCGGCGAAGCGTGATGCGGCGATCCGCAAGTACTCCCGCCTGGAGGAGCGCTACCACGATCTCGGCGGCTACGAGGCGGACAGCGAGGCCGCCCGGATCTGCGACGCCCTGGGCCTGCCGGAGCGGATCCTGGACCAGCCGCTGGGCACCCTCTCCGGTGGCCAGCGCCGCCGGGTGGAGCTCGCCCGGATCCTCTTCGCCGCCTCCGGCGGGGCCGGCAAATCGGCGACCACGCTGCTGCTCGACGAGCCCACCAACCACCTCGACGCCGACTCCATCACCTGGTTGCGCGGGTTCCTGCGCGGCCACGAGGGCGGGCTGGTGATGATCAGCCATGACGTGGACCTGCTCGCCGCGGTGTGCAACAAGGTGTGGTTCCTCGACGCGGTGCGCGGGGAGGCCGACGTGTACAACATGGGCTGGCGCAAGTACCTCGACGCCCGGGCCACCGACGAGGCCCGGCGGCGCCGGGAGCGGGCGAACGCGGAGAAGAAGGCCACCGCGCTGCGCCGGCAGGCCGACAAGCTCGGCGCGAAGGCCACCAAGGCCCGGGCGGCGAAGCAGATGGTCGCCCGCGCGGAGCGGATGCTCGACGAGCTCGACGAGGAGACCGTCGCGGACAAGGTGGCGCACATCTCCTTCCCGACCCCGGCGCCCTGCGGGAAGACCCCGCTCAACGCCCGCGGGCTGACCAAGATGTACGGCTCCCTGGAGGTCTTCGCCGGGGTGGACCTGGCCATCGACCGGGGATCCCGGGTGGTGGTGCTGGGCTTCAACGGCGCCGGCAAGACCACGCTGCTCAAGCTCCTCGCCGGGGTGGAGCGCACCGACGGCGAGGGCGGGGTGGTCTCCGGGCACGGGCTGAAGATCGGCTACTTCGCCCAGGAGCACGACACCATCGACCCGGCGAAGTCGGTGTGGCAGAACACCGTGGACGCCTGCCCGGAGGTCGACGAGCAGGAGCTGCGCGGGCTGCTGGGGGCGTTCATGTTCTCCGGGGCGCAGCTGGAGCAGCCGGCGGGGACCCTCTCCGGCGGGGAGAAGACCCGGCTGGCGCTGGCCGCGCTGGTCAGCTCCCGGGCGAACGTGCTGCTGCTCGACGAGCCGACGAACAACCTGGACCCGGTGTCCCGGGAGCAGGTGCTCGACGCGCTGCGCACCTACACCGGGGCGGTGGTGCTGGTCACCCACGATCCCGGCGCGGTGCGCGCCCTGGAGCCGGAGCGGGTGATCGTGCTGCCCGACGGCACCGAGGACCTGTGGAGCGAGGACTACATGGAGATCGTCGAACTGGCCTGAGCCGGCGCCCGCGGCGGGGCCGGCTCAGCGGGGCCGGGCGTGCAGCCGGGCGAAGTTGGCGAGCATCGCCCCGCTGCGCTCCACGCGCAGCCGCCGGGACTCGGCGACCGCCCGGGCGTCGCCGCCGGGGGAGAAGTAGCCGTGCCGGTTGTAGATCGCCAGCCGCTGGGCGAAGGCGTCGGCGTCGAGCTCCGGGTGGAACTGGGTGGCGTAGGCGTTCGGCCCCAGCCGGAACATCTGCACCGGGCAGGCCTCGCCCACGGCGAGCAGGGTCGCCGACTCCGGCAGCACCTCGATCGCCTCCTTGTGGCCCACCGCGGCGTGGAAGACCCCCGGCAGCCCGGCGAGCACCGGATCGGCCCGGCCG containing:
- a CDS encoding ABC-F family ATP-binding cassette domain-containing protein, with amino-acid sequence MIVTKDLEVRAGARTLLDAPGEQLRVQPGDRIGLVGRNGAGKTTTMRILAGEGEPYGGEVIRAGDIGYLPQDPREGDVTVSARDRVLSARGLDTIRHSMERQQEIMETAGAPAKRDAAIRKYSRLEERYHDLGGYEADSEAARICDALGLPERILDQPLGTLSGGQRRRVELARILFAASGGAGKSATTLLLDEPTNHLDADSITWLRGFLRGHEGGLVMISHDVDLLAAVCNKVWFLDAVRGEADVYNMGWRKYLDARATDEARRRRERANAEKKATALRRQADKLGAKATKARAAKQMVARAERMLDELDEETVADKVAHISFPTPAPCGKTPLNARGLTKMYGSLEVFAGVDLAIDRGSRVVVLGFNGAGKTTLLKLLAGVERTDGEGGVVSGHGLKIGYFAQEHDTIDPAKSVWQNTVDACPEVDEQELRGLLGAFMFSGAQLEQPAGTLSGGEKTRLALAALVSSRANVLLLDEPTNNLDPVSREQVLDALRTYTGAVVLVTHDPGAVRALEPERVIVLPDGTEDLWSEDYMEIVELA
- a CDS encoding metal-sulfur cluster assembly factor produces the protein MNQNEHTPDAAAAAEAEAARAARIAEEENTLGVPERPEQSAADEQLAIQVEEAMYDVVDPEIGINVVDLGLVYDIWIEDGSTAVIHMTLTSPACPLTDLLTSQTESLVMDLDGIEDYRINWVWSPPWGPQFITEDGRDQMRALGFSV
- a CDS encoding lycopene cyclase family protein produces the protein MDATPAPGTRPEPPPRLVVLGLGPAGTALAHRAAARGWPVLGVDPAGPRAPSTVGAWADQLPGWLPAAAVAARARPVLIDAAGRERALDSEYAVLDAGALAGLGGFAVARSRAGARPGPAGPEVTPAGVVAAAGWDRPDAVADTRPARPLAARQLAYGQVLPAAALPAAHRRAVLMDFRVPAGAPPGAEALPATFSYRIPLGGGRWLVEETILAVAANAAGDAGLHAHLRRMQAARLADLGVPPGAALAEEVVDFPLGPGRMPPPRRRGGGVVRFGAAAGWMHPATGYSVGWALADADRVLDALAGGRAAAAPGGAAATWLRRRGLRVLLGFDAPATRAFFAEFARLPEHRIRAYLTGASPAGIAATMLALAPGLARRAPRVLGRLLATVALPLRPAADPARAGG